A region of Arabidopsis thaliana chromosome 5, partial sequence DNA encodes the following proteins:
- a CDS encoding Leucine-rich repeat protein kinase family protein: MSSRIEVFVLLILLSFQFCSVSAQTNGFDADALQYLKSSLTIPPRNWKGYDPCGTNWVGIACEYGRVVNISLGNLNLEGKLPAFITTLSELHTLDLTSNPNLTGPLPLNIGNLKELTNLNLMGCGFSGQIPESIGSLEQLVTLSLNSNKFNGTIPASIGLLSKLYWFDIADNQIEGKLPVSDGASLPGLDMLLQTKHFHFGKNKLSGDIPEKLFSANMTLKHLLFDGNLLTGEIPQSLSLVKTLTVLRLDRNRLSGEIPPSLNNLTNLQELYLSDNKFTGSLPSLTSLTSLSTLAVSNNRLTSSQISSWISLLPTSLATLRMAGLQLQGPIPTSLFSLPELQTVILKRNWLNETLDFGTNKSQNLDFVDLQYNDITEYIKQPANKGSSRIVILANNPVCPEVGNPPNEYCIEVEHNSSYSSPKNTCGRCSGEDREPIPTTCRCVYPITGTLTFRSPSFSGYSNNDTFENLRLNLTGFFENRNYTVDSVAIRNIREDEDDHYLLIDLSLFPYKQDRFNETGMDSVISRFSTQTYKPPNTFGPYIFKANKYNKFPAGGSNSSHIIGAVVGSTVFLLILMIAGIYALKQKRRAEKANDQINPFGKDVLLSGKTDKILIAFFLYVTAKWDANQNSVDAPQLMGTKAFTFEEMRKCANNFSVANDVGGGGYGQVYKGILPSGQLIAIKRAQPGSLQGALEFKTEIELLSRVHHKNVVKLLGFCFDRGEQMLVYEYIPNGSLRDSLSGKSGIRLDWTRRLRIALGSGKGLAYLHELADPPIIHRDVKSSNVLLDESLTAKVADFGLSQLVEDAEKANVTAQVKGTMGYLDPEYYMTNQLTEKSDVYGFGVMMLELLTGKIPIENGKYVVKEMKMKMNKSKNLYDLQDFLDTTISATSNRNLKGFEKYVDVALRCVDPEGVKRPSMNEVVKEIENIMQYAGLNPNVESYASSRTYDEASKESGDLYGNNSFEYSASFPTTNLEPQ; the protein is encoded by the exons ATGAGTTCAAGAATTGAAGTCTTTGTGCTCTTGATCTTGCTTTCGTTCCAATTTTGTTCTGTATCTGCGCAGACAAATGGTTTCGATG CTGATGCTTTACAATACCTGAAGAGTAGTTTGACCATACCTCCTCGGAATTGGAAAGGCTATGATCCTTGTGGAACCAATTGGGTTGGAATTGCATGTGAATATGGCCGCGTTGTTAACAT ATCACTAGGCAACCTTAACTTGGAAGGAAAGCTTCCTGCCTTTATTACGACGTTGTCTGAATTGCATACCCT GGATTTGACATCTAATCCTAATTTGACCGGACCGCTTCCACTAAATATCGGTAACCTTAAGGAGTTGACGAACTT AAATCTTATGGGATGTGGTTTCAGTGGTCAAATCCCTGAGTCCATAGGATCTCTAGAACAACTTGTAACACT CTCCTtgaattcaaataaatttaatggAACGATTCCGGCTTCCATTGGCCTGTTATCGAAACTATATTGGTTTGATATAGCTGACAATCAGATAGAAGGAAAGCTTCCAGTTTCTGATGGGGCTTCTTTACCTGGACTTGATATGCTTCTTCAAACTAAgcattt TCATTTTGGAAAAAACAAGCTTTCTGGTGATATCCCTGAAAAGCTATTCAGTGCCAACATGactttaaaacattt GCTATTCGATGGAAACCTACTAACCGGTGAAATCCCACAAAGCCTCAGCCTTGTTAAAACATTGACGGTGTT ACGCCTTGATAGGAATAGACTAAGTGGAGAAATTCCTCCAAGTCTTAATAATCTCACAAATCTTCAAGAACT GTACTTGTCCGACAACAAATTTACCGGTAGTCTTCCAAGTTTAACCAGCTTGACCAGTCTCTCCACATT AGCTGTCAGCAATAACCGATTAACTTCCTCACAAATTTCATCATGGATCTCATTATTACCGACTTCCTTGGCAACATT AAGGATGGCAGGGCTCCAACTTCAAGGTCCAATACCAACCTCCCTCTTCAGTCTTCCTGAATTGCAGACTGT TATCCTAAAGCGTAACTGGCTAAACGAAACACTAGACTTCGGTACCAACAAGAGCCAAAACCTAGATTTTGTGGATTTACAATATAATGACATAACAGAGTATATTAAACAACCAGCTAATAAAGGAAGCAGCAGGATAGTAAT CTTGGCAAATAATCCAGTGTGCCCCGAGGTAGGGAACCCACCAAATGAATACTGCATAGAAGTCGAACACAATTCCTCATATTCTTCCCCTAAGAACACATGTGGTCGTTGTAGTGGTGAGGACAGGGAACCCATTCCCACCACGTGCCGTTGTGTGTATCCAATCACAGGAACACTCACTTTTAGGTCACCTTCCTTCTCAGGGTATTCCAACAACGATACATTCGAGAACCTCAGGCTAAACCTAACTGGTTTCTTTGAGAATAGAAATTATACAGTGGATTCTGTGGCCATAAGAAACataagagaagatgaagatgatcatTATCTTCTAatagatctctctctctttccatATAAACAAGACAGATTTAATGAGACGGGAATGGATAGTGTTATTTCCAGGTTTAGCACACAGACTTATAAGCCTCCTAATACCTTTGGCCCTTACATATTCAAAGCCAATAAGTACAATAAGTTCCCTGCAg GAGGTTCAAACTCGTCACACATCATTGGAGCTGTAGTTGGTTCTACTGTTTTTCTGTTAATTCTAATGATAGCTGGGATCTATGCTCTtaagcaaaagagaagagcAGAGAAAGcaaatgatcaaattaatCCTTTTGGTAAGGACGTTTTACTATCAGGGAAGACTGACAAAATACtaatagctttttttttgtatgttacAGCCAAGTGGGATGCGAATCAGAACAGTGTCGATGCACCACAGCTTATGGGAACAAAAGCATTTACTTTTGAAGAGATGAGGAAATGTGCAAACAACTTTTCAGTGGCAAATGATGTCGGTGGTGGAGGTTATGGCCAAGTATACAAAGGGATTCTTCCTTCTGGTCAACTCATAGCAATTAAAAGAGCTCAACCAGGATCTTTGCAAGGAGCGTTGGAGTTTAAAACTGAGATCGAGCTTCTTTCAAGGGTCCATCATAAAAATGTTGTCAAACTCTTAGGCTTTTGCTTTGATCGAGGAGAACAAATGCTCGTCTACGAGTATATTCCAAATGGTTCTCTTAGAGATAGTCTATCAG GGAAAAGTGGGATTAGACTTGATTGGACGAGAAGGCTTAGAATAGCACTTGGTTCAGGGAAGGGTTTGGCTTATCTTCATGAGCTTGCAGATCCTCCAATTATACACAGAGACGTTAAATCAAGTAATGTATTACTTGATGAAAGTTTAACTGCAAAAGTTGCTGATTTTGGCTTATCTCAACTTGTGGAAGATGCTGAGAAAGCTAATGTAACGGCACAAGTGAAGGGAACTATG GGCTACTTGGATCCTGAGTACTACATGACGAATCAATTGACAGAGAAGAGCGATGTATATGGGTTTGGGGTTATGATGCTTGAGCTACTGACTGGTAAGATTCCTATAGAGAATGGAAAATATGTGGTgaaagagatgaagatgaagatgaataaATCGAAGAACTTGTATGACCTACAAGATTTTCTGGACACTACGATCAGCGCAACGTCCAACAGGAATCTTAAGGGATTTGAAAAGTATGTAGATGTGGCTCTAAGATGCGTAGATCCAGAAGGAGTGAAGAGGCCATCAATGAATGAGGTTGTGAAAGAGATTGAGAACATAATGCAGTATGCAGGATTAAACCCTAACGTAGAATCATATGCGAGTTCAAGAACGTATGATGAAGCAAGCAAAGAATCTGGAGATCTTTATGGAAACAACTCTTTTGAGTATAGTGCAAGTTTCCCAACTACAAACCTCGAACCTCAATGA
- a CDS encoding Leucine-rich repeat protein kinase family protein gives MSSRIEVFVLLILLSFQFCSVSAQTNGFDADALQYLKSSLTIPPRNWKGYDPCGTNWVGIACEYGRVVNISLGNLNLEGKLPAFITTLSELHTLDLTSNPNLTGPLPLNIGNLKELTNLNLMGCGFSGQIPESIGSLEQLVTLSLNSNKFNGTIPASIGLLSKLYWFDIADNQIEGKLPVSDGASLPGLDMLLQTKHFHFGKNKLSGDIPEKLFSANMTLKHLLFDGNLLTGEIPQSLSLVKTLTVLRLDRNRLSGEIPPSLNNLTNLQELYLSDNKFTGSLPSLTSLTSLSTLAVSNNRLTSSQISSWISLLPTSLATLRMAGLQLQGPIPTSLFSLPELQTVILKRNWLNETLDFGTNKSQNLDFVDLQYNDITEYIKQPANKGSSRIVILANNPVCPEVGNPPNEYCIEVEHNSSYSSPKNTCGRCSGEDREPIPTTCRCVYPITGTLTFRSPSFSGYSNNDTFENLRLNLTGFFENRNYTVDSVAIRNIREDEDDHYLLIDLSLFPYKQDRFNETGMDSVISRFSTQTYKPPNTFGPYIFKANKYNKFPAGGSNSSHIIGAVVGSTVFLLILMIAGIYALKQKRRAEKANDQINPFAKWDANQNSVDAPQLMGTKAFTFEEMRKCANNFSVANDVGGGGYGQVYKGILPSGQLIAIKRAQPGSLQGALEFKTEIELLSRVHHKNVVKLLGFCFDRGEQMLVYEYIPNGSLRDSLSGKSGIRLDWTRRLRIALGSGKGLAYLHELADPPIIHRDVKSSNVLLDESLTAKVADFGLSQLVEDAEKANVTAQVKGTMGYLDPEYYMTNQLTEKSDVYGFGVMMLELLTGKIPIENGKYVVKEMKMKMNKSKNLYDLQDFLDTTISATSNRNLKGFEKYVDVALRCVDPEGVKRPSMNEVVKEIENIMQYAGLNPNVESYASSRTYDEASKESGDLYGNNSFEYSASFPTTNLEPQ, from the exons ATGAGTTCAAGAATTGAAGTCTTTGTGCTCTTGATCTTGCTTTCGTTCCAATTTTGTTCTGTATCTGCGCAGACAAATGGTTTCGATG CTGATGCTTTACAATACCTGAAGAGTAGTTTGACCATACCTCCTCGGAATTGGAAAGGCTATGATCCTTGTGGAACCAATTGGGTTGGAATTGCATGTGAATATGGCCGCGTTGTTAACAT ATCACTAGGCAACCTTAACTTGGAAGGAAAGCTTCCTGCCTTTATTACGACGTTGTCTGAATTGCATACCCT GGATTTGACATCTAATCCTAATTTGACCGGACCGCTTCCACTAAATATCGGTAACCTTAAGGAGTTGACGAACTT AAATCTTATGGGATGTGGTTTCAGTGGTCAAATCCCTGAGTCCATAGGATCTCTAGAACAACTTGTAACACT CTCCTtgaattcaaataaatttaatggAACGATTCCGGCTTCCATTGGCCTGTTATCGAAACTATATTGGTTTGATATAGCTGACAATCAGATAGAAGGAAAGCTTCCAGTTTCTGATGGGGCTTCTTTACCTGGACTTGATATGCTTCTTCAAACTAAgcattt TCATTTTGGAAAAAACAAGCTTTCTGGTGATATCCCTGAAAAGCTATTCAGTGCCAACATGactttaaaacattt GCTATTCGATGGAAACCTACTAACCGGTGAAATCCCACAAAGCCTCAGCCTTGTTAAAACATTGACGGTGTT ACGCCTTGATAGGAATAGACTAAGTGGAGAAATTCCTCCAAGTCTTAATAATCTCACAAATCTTCAAGAACT GTACTTGTCCGACAACAAATTTACCGGTAGTCTTCCAAGTTTAACCAGCTTGACCAGTCTCTCCACATT AGCTGTCAGCAATAACCGATTAACTTCCTCACAAATTTCATCATGGATCTCATTATTACCGACTTCCTTGGCAACATT AAGGATGGCAGGGCTCCAACTTCAAGGTCCAATACCAACCTCCCTCTTCAGTCTTCCTGAATTGCAGACTGT TATCCTAAAGCGTAACTGGCTAAACGAAACACTAGACTTCGGTACCAACAAGAGCCAAAACCTAGATTTTGTGGATTTACAATATAATGACATAACAGAGTATATTAAACAACCAGCTAATAAAGGAAGCAGCAGGATAGTAAT CTTGGCAAATAATCCAGTGTGCCCCGAGGTAGGGAACCCACCAAATGAATACTGCATAGAAGTCGAACACAATTCCTCATATTCTTCCCCTAAGAACACATGTGGTCGTTGTAGTGGTGAGGACAGGGAACCCATTCCCACCACGTGCCGTTGTGTGTATCCAATCACAGGAACACTCACTTTTAGGTCACCTTCCTTCTCAGGGTATTCCAACAACGATACATTCGAGAACCTCAGGCTAAACCTAACTGGTTTCTTTGAGAATAGAAATTATACAGTGGATTCTGTGGCCATAAGAAACataagagaagatgaagatgatcatTATCTTCTAatagatctctctctctttccatATAAACAAGACAGATTTAATGAGACGGGAATGGATAGTGTTATTTCCAGGTTTAGCACACAGACTTATAAGCCTCCTAATACCTTTGGCCCTTACATATTCAAAGCCAATAAGTACAATAAGTTCCCTGCAg GAGGTTCAAACTCGTCACACATCATTGGAGCTGTAGTTGGTTCTACTGTTTTTCTGTTAATTCTAATGATAGCTGGGATCTATGCTCTtaagcaaaagagaagagcAGAGAAAGcaaatgatcaaattaatCCTTTTG CCAAGTGGGATGCGAATCAGAACAGTGTCGATGCACCACAGCTTATGGGAACAAAAGCATTTACTTTTGAAGAGATGAGGAAATGTGCAAACAACTTTTCAGTGGCAAATGATGTCGGTGGTGGAGGTTATGGCCAAGTATACAAAGGGATTCTTCCTTCTGGTCAACTCATAGCAATTAAAAGAGCTCAACCAGGATCTTTGCAAGGAGCGTTGGAGTTTAAAACTGAGATCGAGCTTCTTTCAAGGGTCCATCATAAAAATGTTGTCAAACTCTTAGGCTTTTGCTTTGATCGAGGAGAACAAATGCTCGTCTACGAGTATATTCCAAATGGTTCTCTTAGAGATAGTCTATCAG GGAAAAGTGGGATTAGACTTGATTGGACGAGAAGGCTTAGAATAGCACTTGGTTCAGGGAAGGGTTTGGCTTATCTTCATGAGCTTGCAGATCCTCCAATTATACACAGAGACGTTAAATCAAGTAATGTATTACTTGATGAAAGTTTAACTGCAAAAGTTGCTGATTTTGGCTTATCTCAACTTGTGGAAGATGCTGAGAAAGCTAATGTAACGGCACAAGTGAAGGGAACTATG GGCTACTTGGATCCTGAGTACTACATGACGAATCAATTGACAGAGAAGAGCGATGTATATGGGTTTGGGGTTATGATGCTTGAGCTACTGACTGGTAAGATTCCTATAGAGAATGGAAAATATGTGGTgaaagagatgaagatgaagatgaataaATCGAAGAACTTGTATGACCTACAAGATTTTCTGGACACTACGATCAGCGCAACGTCCAACAGGAATCTTAAGGGATTTGAAAAGTATGTAGATGTGGCTCTAAGATGCGTAGATCCAGAAGGAGTGAAGAGGCCATCAATGAATGAGGTTGTGAAAGAGATTGAGAACATAATGCAGTATGCAGGATTAAACCCTAACGTAGAATCATATGCGAGTTCAAGAACGTATGATGAAGCAAGCAAAGAATCTGGAGATCTTTATGGAAACAACTCTTTTGAGTATAGTGCAAGTTTCCCAACTACAAACCTCGAACCTCAATGA
- a CDS encoding Leucine-rich repeat protein kinase family protein (Leucine-rich repeat protein kinase family protein; FUNCTIONS IN: protein serine/threonine kinase activity, kinase activity, ATP binding; INVOLVED IN: transmembrane receptor protein tyrosine kinase signaling pathway, protein amino acid phosphorylation; EXPRESSED IN: shoot, hypocotyl, root, flower; EXPRESSED DURING: petal differentiation and expansion stage; CONTAINS InterPro DOMAIN/s: Protein kinase, ATP binding site (InterPro:IPR017441), Serine/threonine-protein kinase domain (InterPro:IPR002290), Leucine-rich repeat (InterPro:IPR001611), Serine/threonine-protein kinase-like domain (InterPro:IPR017442), Protein kinase-like domain (InterPro:IPR011009), Serine/threonine-protein kinase, active site (InterPro:IPR008271), Protein kinase, catalytic domain (InterPro:IPR000719), Tyrosine-protein kinase, catalytic domain (InterPro:IPR020635); BEST Arabidopsis thaliana protein match is: Leucine-rich repeat protein kinase family protein (TAIR:AT5G49760.1); Has 183125 Blast hits to 134769 proteins in 4858 species: Archae - 153; Bacteria - 18167; Metazoa - 52558; Fungi - 10368; Plants - 80336; Viruses - 459; Other Eukaryotes - 21084 (source: NCBI BLink).): MGCGFSGQIPESIGSLEQLVTLSLNSNKFNGTIPASIGLLSKLYWFDIADNQIEGKLPVSDGASLPGLDMLLQTKHFHFGKNKLSGDIPEKLFSANMTLKHLLFDGNLLTGEIPQSLSLVKTLTVLRLDRNRLSGEIPPSLNNLTNLQELYLSDNKFTGSLPSLTSLTSLSTLAVSNNRLTSSQISSWISLLPTSLATLRMAGLQLQGPIPTSLFSLPELQTVILKRNWLNETLDFGTNKSQNLDFVDLQYNDITEYIKQPANKGSSRIVILANNPVCPEVGNPPNEYCIEVEHNSSYSSPKNTCGRCSGEDREPIPTTCRCVYPITGTLTFRSPSFSGYSNNDTFENLRLNLTGFFENRNYTVDSVAIRNIREDEDDHYLLIDLSLFPYKQDRFNETGMDSVISRFSTQTYKPPNTFGPYIFKANKYNKFPAGGSNSSHIIGAVVGSTVFLLILMIAGIYALKQKRRAEKANDQINPFGKDVLLSGKTDKILIAFFLYVTAKWDANQNSVDAPQLMGTKAFTFEEMRKCANNFSVANDVGGGGYGQVYKGILPSGQLIAIKRAQPGSLQGALEFKTEIELLSRVHHKNVVKLLGFCFDRGEQMLVYEYIPNGSLRDSLSGKSGIRLDWTRRLRIALGSGKGLAYLHELADPPIIHRDVKSSNVLLDESLTAKVADFGLSQLVEDAEKANVTAQVKGTMGYLDPEYYMTNQLTEKSDVYGFGVMMLELLTGKIPIENGKYVVKEMKMKMNKSKNLYDLQDFLDTTISATSNRNLKGFEKYVDVALRCVDPEGVKRPSMNEVVKEIENIMQYAGLNPNVESYASSRTYDEASKESGDLYGNNSFEYSASFPTTNLEPQ; encoded by the exons ATGGGATGTGGTTTCAGTGGTCAAATCCCTGAGTCCATAGGATCTCTAGAACAACTTGTAACACT CTCCTtgaattcaaataaatttaatggAACGATTCCGGCTTCCATTGGCCTGTTATCGAAACTATATTGGTTTGATATAGCTGACAATCAGATAGAAGGAAAGCTTCCAGTTTCTGATGGGGCTTCTTTACCTGGACTTGATATGCTTCTTCAAACTAAgcattt TCATTTTGGAAAAAACAAGCTTTCTGGTGATATCCCTGAAAAGCTATTCAGTGCCAACATGactttaaaacattt GCTATTCGATGGAAACCTACTAACCGGTGAAATCCCACAAAGCCTCAGCCTTGTTAAAACATTGACGGTGTT ACGCCTTGATAGGAATAGACTAAGTGGAGAAATTCCTCCAAGTCTTAATAATCTCACAAATCTTCAAGAACT GTACTTGTCCGACAACAAATTTACCGGTAGTCTTCCAAGTTTAACCAGCTTGACCAGTCTCTCCACATT AGCTGTCAGCAATAACCGATTAACTTCCTCACAAATTTCATCATGGATCTCATTATTACCGACTTCCTTGGCAACATT AAGGATGGCAGGGCTCCAACTTCAAGGTCCAATACCAACCTCCCTCTTCAGTCTTCCTGAATTGCAGACTGT TATCCTAAAGCGTAACTGGCTAAACGAAACACTAGACTTCGGTACCAACAAGAGCCAAAACCTAGATTTTGTGGATTTACAATATAATGACATAACAGAGTATATTAAACAACCAGCTAATAAAGGAAGCAGCAGGATAGTAAT CTTGGCAAATAATCCAGTGTGCCCCGAGGTAGGGAACCCACCAAATGAATACTGCATAGAAGTCGAACACAATTCCTCATATTCTTCCCCTAAGAACACATGTGGTCGTTGTAGTGGTGAGGACAGGGAACCCATTCCCACCACGTGCCGTTGTGTGTATCCAATCACAGGAACACTCACTTTTAGGTCACCTTCCTTCTCAGGGTATTCCAACAACGATACATTCGAGAACCTCAGGCTAAACCTAACTGGTTTCTTTGAGAATAGAAATTATACAGTGGATTCTGTGGCCATAAGAAACataagagaagatgaagatgatcatTATCTTCTAatagatctctctctctttccatATAAACAAGACAGATTTAATGAGACGGGAATGGATAGTGTTATTTCCAGGTTTAGCACACAGACTTATAAGCCTCCTAATACCTTTGGCCCTTACATATTCAAAGCCAATAAGTACAATAAGTTCCCTGCAg GAGGTTCAAACTCGTCACACATCATTGGAGCTGTAGTTGGTTCTACTGTTTTTCTGTTAATTCTAATGATAGCTGGGATCTATGCTCTtaagcaaaagagaagagcAGAGAAAGcaaatgatcaaattaatCCTTTTGGTAAGGACGTTTTACTATCAGGGAAGACTGACAAAATACtaatagctttttttttgtatgttacAGCCAAGTGGGATGCGAATCAGAACAGTGTCGATGCACCACAGCTTATGGGAACAAAAGCATTTACTTTTGAAGAGATGAGGAAATGTGCAAACAACTTTTCAGTGGCAAATGATGTCGGTGGTGGAGGTTATGGCCAAGTATACAAAGGGATTCTTCCTTCTGGTCAACTCATAGCAATTAAAAGAGCTCAACCAGGATCTTTGCAAGGAGCGTTGGAGTTTAAAACTGAGATCGAGCTTCTTTCAAGGGTCCATCATAAAAATGTTGTCAAACTCTTAGGCTTTTGCTTTGATCGAGGAGAACAAATGCTCGTCTACGAGTATATTCCAAATGGTTCTCTTAGAGATAGTCTATCAG GGAAAAGTGGGATTAGACTTGATTGGACGAGAAGGCTTAGAATAGCACTTGGTTCAGGGAAGGGTTTGGCTTATCTTCATGAGCTTGCAGATCCTCCAATTATACACAGAGACGTTAAATCAAGTAATGTATTACTTGATGAAAGTTTAACTGCAAAAGTTGCTGATTTTGGCTTATCTCAACTTGTGGAAGATGCTGAGAAAGCTAATGTAACGGCACAAGTGAAGGGAACTATG GGCTACTTGGATCCTGAGTACTACATGACGAATCAATTGACAGAGAAGAGCGATGTATATGGGTTTGGGGTTATGATGCTTGAGCTACTGACTGGTAAGATTCCTATAGAGAATGGAAAATATGTGGTgaaagagatgaagatgaagatgaataaATCGAAGAACTTGTATGACCTACAAGATTTTCTGGACACTACGATCAGCGCAACGTCCAACAGGAATCTTAAGGGATTTGAAAAGTATGTAGATGTGGCTCTAAGATGCGTAGATCCAGAAGGAGTGAAGAGGCCATCAATGAATGAGGTTGTGAAAGAGATTGAGAACATAATGCAGTATGCAGGATTAAACCCTAACGTAGAATCATATGCGAGTTCAAGAACGTATGATGAAGCAAGCAAAGAATCTGGAGATCTTTATGGAAACAACTCTTTTGAGTATAGTGCAAGTTTCCCAACTACAAACCTCGAACCTCAATGA
- a CDS encoding Polyketide cyclase/dehydrase and lipid transport superfamily protein (Polyketide cyclase/dehydrase and lipid transport superfamily protein; CONTAINS InterPro DOMAIN/s: Lipid-binding START (InterPro:IPR002913); Has 197 Blast hits to 196 proteins in 72 species: Archae - 0; Bacteria - 22; Metazoa - 96; Fungi - 2; Plants - 31; Viruses - 0; Other Eukaryotes - 46 (source: NCBI BLink).): MNGPVPSSRSWSVSEESLRRYVRFASESCIQELLSSSEAGRFGNASNGWKMVRHDSNGVEISKRDSGSLHAFRSRRILTSVSPEQFITVANAIDAAKQWEGDLVEATHIRDIDENLSVIRLRFGENSKPLFRNREFIIYERRETMQDGTLVVAVASLPKEMAEGLEPTEKKKNNYIRGFLVESGWVLEKLEDTSCMITYVVQLDPAGWLPKCFVNRLNTKLVMIIDNLRKVAQAYLPSFPPP, encoded by the exons ATGAACGGTCCAGTCCCCTCCAGCCGCTCCTG GTCGGTGAGCGAGGAGTCGCTGAGAAGGTACGTGAGGTTCGCGAGTGAGAGCTGCATCCAAGAGCTCTTATCTTCCTCTGAGGCCGGACGCTTTGGGAACGCTTCCAATGGGTGGAAGATGGTGAGGCATGACTCGAACGGTGTCGAGATTTCAAAACGCGACTCGGGATCGCTACACGCGTTTCGAAGCCGCAGGATCCTCACATCAGTCTCCCCAGAGCAGTTCATCACGGTTGCAAATGCGATAGACGCGGCCAAG CAATGGGAAGGCGACCTGGTGGAGGCAACACACATTAGAGACATAGATGAAAATCTGAGCGTAATCCGTTTAAGGTTTGGCGAAAACTCGAAACCGCTCTTTAGGAACAGAGAGTTCATTATCTACGAAAGACGTGAGACCATGCAAGACGGTACTCTCGTGGTGGCGGTTGCGTCGCTACCAAAGGAGATGGCAGAAGGATTGGAGccaacagagaaaaagaaaaacaattatattagAGGGTTTTTGGTTGAGTCGGGTTGGGTTTTGGAGAAGCTTGAAGATACCTCTTGCATGATTACTTATGTTGTTCAG TTGGATCCTGCAGGATGGTTGCCAAAGTGTTTTGTGAACAGACTAAACACAAAGTTAGTAATGATAATTGATAACCTTAGAAAGGTTGCTCAAGCTTATCTACCCTCTTTTCCTCCTCCTtag
- a CDS encoding Polyketide cyclase/dehydrase and lipid transport superfamily protein, translating to MNGPVPSSRSWSVSEESLRRYVRFASESCIQELLSSSEAGRFGNASNGWKMVRHDSNGVEISKRDSGSLHAFRSRRILTSVSPEQFITVANAIDAAKQWEGDLVEATHIRDIDENLSVIRLRFGENSKPLFRNREFIIYERRETMQDGTLVVAVASLPKEMAEGLEPTEKKKNNYIRGFLVESGWVLEKLEDTSCMITYVVQVF from the exons ATGAACGGTCCAGTCCCCTCCAGCCGCTCCTG GTCGGTGAGCGAGGAGTCGCTGAGAAGGTACGTGAGGTTCGCGAGTGAGAGCTGCATCCAAGAGCTCTTATCTTCCTCTGAGGCCGGACGCTTTGGGAACGCTTCCAATGGGTGGAAGATGGTGAGGCATGACTCGAACGGTGTCGAGATTTCAAAACGCGACTCGGGATCGCTACACGCGTTTCGAAGCCGCAGGATCCTCACATCAGTCTCCCCAGAGCAGTTCATCACGGTTGCAAATGCGATAGACGCGGCCAAG CAATGGGAAGGCGACCTGGTGGAGGCAACACACATTAGAGACATAGATGAAAATCTGAGCGTAATCCGTTTAAGGTTTGGCGAAAACTCGAAACCGCTCTTTAGGAACAGAGAGTTCATTATCTACGAAAGACGTGAGACCATGCAAGACGGTACTCTCGTGGTGGCGGTTGCGTCGCTACCAAAGGAGATGGCAGAAGGATTGGAGccaacagagaaaaagaaaaacaattatattagAGGGTTTTTGGTTGAGTCGGGTTGGGTTTTGGAGAAGCTTGAAGATACCTCTTGCATGATTACTTATGTTGTTCAGGTCTTTTAA